DNA sequence from the Pomacea canaliculata isolate SZHN2017 linkage group LG7, ASM307304v1, whole genome shotgun sequence genome:
ATACATCAAGACTGACCCTGAGCAAAGTGTTTACTGCTggctcacacatgcacatttttgTCAGGTTTCTACTATTTACTCCAGTCTGCTGCAGAGAATGGCGATCATCCAACTTTTGCTGCTGACGGCCTTTGTTATGACAAATTTTCCGGAATCCAAGAGTTTATCACAAGGTATGTATATGAGACTCGTTATCTGGCGTaacatacttttattattgattttttgATATAGTAAAGTCCTAACCTATTGTAACAAAAAGTTCCTTtagggtaaaaaaaatgtaatatgttTAGTTGTGATGTTGTGCATTTCACACGTGACAGTAAGGAGTTAGACACCTTGTGTAGTGCTCGCAACTGTGTATAGATAGAAGTTTCTTTAGTAAATGTTGTTTGCTGTAAATGTCTGTTCTAAGCATGACGATGTTCTCTATTTCAAATCTTTTCATGGTGATTTAATCaatcagcaaaaaagaaaacatcatgtGGGATCCGTCGTCTGAACGCATTTGACATGTTGCTGACCTGCTACTTCCACGTCAACATTAGTGCTCTCCAGATAGACTTCGCTGTGTATCTCGATAAAGGAGAACAAAGCCCAAGTAAATATTATAAGATACagtacgtatatatatataaaggggGACAGAAAAGACCAAGTAAACATACCAAAGTATAAAGGGTTTAGCACTGACAAACGTTCCCACTTACTGACTCACTCACACTTATTGTTTACTTAAGTCCTTACTCATTGAGAAACATTTGGGATTGAAGGAGGAGCTGTTCTGTTTTTTAGTCATGCATAGAGTAGCACCCTGGTAGTCTTATGGATGAGCTGAGTCTAAAAGAGTAGTCGGACCAAGCAGCTACAAAAACTCGTTTGTCTTTACCACCAGGGGTGGTGGCAGATTGCATGTGGACTCCGAAACTCGAATGTTTGGTGGATAATGGGTACAAGTACGAGGACGACATTGTTGTTTACCATGATCACATCAACATCCGGATACTCAACGCTAACACCGAGCATGTTGGGACATACACCTGTCAGATGATGGGCGAGAGCGATTCTGGAAATTGCAATCTTATCGAGGAAAAACGTAAGCTGGCGAGACTTCCTGGGTACAGTTTTCATTTATGAACATTAACATAACTTTGGATGCAAACTTTAATAATTAGGAATAATTGtaacaaaacaggaaatattATAGATACTTATGGCTCAAAGAGCTCATCAGAACAAAAAGTCATTTAAAGGTAAAGTTGTATACAGATGAAGTAATTTACTCTTAGGGGCTTGCTTGTTATGATTAGGCATTCATTTTTGCACGGAagtgtcttctttttcattataaGTTCTACCTCTCCACGCTTACTGACAGTAGAGTTTTACTGTGGTAGTCATCAAGAAAGTTGCACATTGGTGTTGAGCTAATGAGGGCGCTGTCATTAGAAAGCGAGACTAGATAAAGGTCATTCTAAAAGGCAGTTTTTGGTTTACAGTTACACAGACTTTGCCTTCAGTCATTCCGTACACAGGGCAGACCTCTAGGACTAATAACGGTacgttttaaattattttgttcattaaatTTCAAGATAGAACATCATGCATGAAAGAGTATTATGATCAAAGAGTTTTGTCGAGTTGTCTTTAGTGTTGATTTTCTAGTGTTTCTTATGAAAATTCATCTTGTAATTAATGTAATGAATATGTTATTGCTCTTCTGTGGAAGCTTAGTGACAACAGTGAGGTCTCGGAAAAGCCTCATGGGCTAGAGCTCTGACACACACGGCAACGTGATTACCTTTTCTTATCTATTATTTTTCTGACGCTTCCACCCTTCtactctcacaaacacacacgcacgcgcgcacactcacacagaccAACAGTCATGCCCATTCGTGGTCAAGAAGACAATGACAGTTTAATCAGATGTCTATAAAGACAGCAAATTGTGCCAGTGTAGCTGAGAATTTCGTCTTGAAATCTTCTGTACACAGCGTCAACACCAGCAACCACATCTTTAGTCTCTGACGACCGACAGACACAAAGTGCAGATGAGCAGAGCTCAGCCACTAGTGAGGTTGGTTCTGCTAAAGGtatgtttattacattttacgaTGTTTATTACATTTACGAGCATGATGTGTTAAACAGTATTAATTATTCTTGTAATTTGCGAACTTGCGATCTTACAGAAGAACCCATATCTTTCAACCAGTTATCAGTTAGACAGGGCAAATAGACAGTATAACCACATATAACAGTATAACATAAAACTGATAAATCACTAGACCGATACCCACCCACATAGTGTCTTGGCGGAGAGGAAGGACCATTTCTCTTACTGTCTTATCATGTTTACAATGAACTCTTTGTCCAGCGGTCAAACAGCCATCGAGATGTGTCGCTACATCCAGCCAAGAGAGGTGACAATTATCACCGGCCCCTTTGCCCCTACCTTAAAAGAAAGGTCATAGACGACAATGGTGACAAAACTCGTAATGTAGTGGAAAGAGCTTGTTTGTACTTACCAGCATTTACAAAGAAtaagtgtttcatttttttattaaaaatatttttaaatgatcttgTTTCTTCAGATCATCTGTTCCTGCTCAATGGTGTTCACAACAGGACAGTGAGCGCCAGTGAGGACTCCACAGTGGAGATGGTGTGTCAGTCGGACACGTGGACACCAACTCCCATCATCAGTGTGGTTGATGGCGACCGTCTGCTCGCTAGCAGGTCCAGTAATGAGATGCAGAGTAGACAGTTAAGATATATTATTAAGAAAACTCGATGTGAAGACACAGGTGACTACAGGTGTGAGTTTGCTAACACAACAGGAGTATTCTACACTGAGACGGTCAGACTACTTGTTCcttgtaagtattttttaacaatacaaataatattaatactattACTAACAGAAACAAGTTTTTTCAGTAATTCTGATAAAAagttataatattaatttagcTCATTAAAGGCGAAGAATATGGAAGAATTTTACATGCTttttgtaattatatatatattttttaggtGCTccgagaaagaaaacagatgaaggTTACTCTCCCTTTGTAGTCAATAGCGATAGCAACGGTCATGTAAGTTTTGAGATGATAGCATATCCAATACCAAACGTCAAGACATACAAACTCAAACTCAACTCCATTGAGCCAATTAAAGACAGAATGCAAACATCGTGTGCTGCCGAAAGCATGAAATTTGCATCCATCATCTGtaacatcactgtcatcaatgtGACAAACGCTGATGACGGCGCTCAGTTCATGGTTGTTTTCAGCAATGATTTGGGTGAACTACCTTTCACTTTCAGGATCGGACTGAATGGTAAGTtacttacaaataataaatactcGTGAGATGTTGTTTGTACTGTGTATATGTAAAATCGAACTCAGGTGATCTCGGTTTTGCTTTTTAATTGACTTTAACATTCATCTCACCCaaggttttttcccctcaaaaTGGGCATGGAGGAAGTGAAGTGCGGGTGGGACGGGGTGAGAGAAGAGATCGTCAATTACTAACCAGACCCGAAATCACCCGAACTATTGTGGAGTATGTGAGATTATGTAGTGAAAGGAAAGTTTAattgagaacacacacacacacacacagataccaGTAGAGTGGGCTACACTTATCTACTCCGGCTGTCGCACACAACGTTTTAAATCGCGGAGAGTACTTGGAAAAATAGCAATCACATTTATATTGacacttaaaatattattttcttgtttgaaaaaaatgccatcgacgacaacaaacatcataaaaaagtaagtaaactTAAGCTATAAGTATATTAATTTTActgaatttttaataaaaatagtggataatgtttttgataattatgaaaataaaagtttacagGTTTTACAACAAACTGctctttgtaaatgtttatgtattcCATGCATCCTGTTTATGTATGCCAATGCATACTTATTAATGTCTGATTACAGTATTAAACACGAGGCAGAACTGAAAAGTTGGTTGTGGGGACAACTTGAACATAAGTGGCAACTTTACCTCCAAGGCAGAGAGAACACTGTGATTAAATACAGTTAGATGTGTGTCCGTgcgtaaatgtgtttgtgtgtatgtatatgtgcatgtgtgtgtgtgtgatgagggGATGTATACCTTTATGTGGTCAGCTTCCATATTACAATgcaaaatgatttgaaaatctTTGTTGTAGTGCTGATGTCCAGGATACTGGGATCTCAAGTTTCAGGAAAATGTCTTGGTATCAGTGATGTGGCACGTGATCATTGCACCGGAAGTCTTGCAGCTCTTCCCATTCTCACAGAGTATTTTAGTAATCATAAAGCAATTATTTAATGTTTCCCAGTGTGTTCCATTAATTCTAGACTAATTTACATTAGTGTGATCAGTTCTAATCAGTTCCAGACTTCCTGTACGGTCCGgaatcattttacaaaatttcagCGCTGTTAAATTGTTTCTCGCAATATGAGATAGTGGGATgtttgtaataatattaaaacattaagaTGTGTGCTTACAACAAACTCAGCAAAGATCTTGAGGTGAATGGTGATACAGTCTGATTTCCTACAGCACTGCGAGCAACATGTCACATTATGAGCTTGAAAAATTGTAAGCATTTACCATAATAAGGTAACATGTAAAGTGCTTTTAATTATGAAGAAATAAGGAGATATTGAagttttttccttatttagaaGGAATGAAATGCTTATACGATAAACCCATGGACAAAGTCATGCTTGTATCGAGAAGCTGCAGTGTAAAAACTGTCTTAGTTAACCTAAAATGTTGTTTGTACAATTTTGTTGTCTAGGTGTGTAAAACCActtaaataaagtttttcttgtgtCCATCCCATCGTTCGgttaaagataaataaacttCCTTTTCTTGCATGCTATGTACAGGGAGAGAACCAGCAGTACTTTCCACAGTAAGGCCAGCAATCAACTTTATACAGTTGACTGTATGAAAGGTTTATACCAAGAAAACTGTCCATGATGCCTAATGatgatgtttttattgatataatatatatataaagtacattttgcTGCTATTAAAAGCTAATGTCAAGCTAGTGCTGTAAGTGCAAGacagacattaaaataagaTTGATGAATATATTCCTGCAGTACGTGTTTCATTCCTTTGagcttatttattaattactaATTTTTTATACCTCTGTTGTCAGCTGTAAATATTCTCACCATGCagggtttgggttagggttagggcaGTTCTTTTTCTCACTAATTATTATCTCAAACTCAGGCCTTCAGACTTTCAATTGTAGTCGGCAAAGTGTttcttattcacacacacacacatgacaaacatacacgagcacacacacacacccacatgcacagaaacacATACGTTCTCTCGcgaacactaacacacacatgcagaacatgagttgtttgttttttaaaacagtttttaatccTTTCTTTGTGATCAGGGTTTTTCGATATGAGTAGACTGTTAAACGTCAGTGACAGTTTTGACTTTTATATCTTTAAGAGatatttaattacaataaacCGTGGAGATAATTTGTTGTTGCTGGGTGTGACAGTTggaaattaaaacttaaaagaaaagataagaaatgctgcctatgtttattcattcatcaccaccatcacagaATGCAATAAATAGTAATAGGATTTTACCGATATGTCTCATCACTTTTCTTAGTGTGTTAAGCAGGTAATAATTGTGAATAGCTCAACACTATCCGCTGTTGGAAAGAGAAATCGAAGCTGTACTTGAGTAgacatgtttacatttgttAACGTCTTTGGCATTTGAAACAACTGCCGTGTGTTTGCTTCATTTCACAGTCGGTAAGCCAGGTTTTGATTATTAATTACCACAAAGGGAAAATAGATTGGCGGTCATTTTGCGCCCCTCGAGAgttcttttctaaaattttaaaaataaggacCACTTGTTgcagattttatttcagttgtCAGTCAAACAAGCAAATagtgataattatttattaaactgCAATACAAGTATTTCGCTACCCATTGAG
Encoded proteins:
- the LOC112569587 gene encoding uncharacterized protein LOC112569587, which codes for MAIIQLLLLTAFVMTNFPESKSLSQAKKKTSCGIRRLNAFDMLLTCYFHVNISALQIDFAVYLDKGEQSPRVVADCMWTPKLECLVDNGYKYEDDIVVYHDHINIRILNANTEHVGTYTCQMMGESDSGNCNLIEEKLTQTLPSVIPYTGQTSRTNNASTPATTSLVSDDRQTQSADEQSSATSEVGSAKGMFITFYDVYYIYEHDVLNSINYSCNLRTCDLTEEPISFNQLSVRQGK
- the LOC112569053 gene encoding uncharacterized protein LOC112569053, whose product is MVCQSDTWTPTPIISVVDGDRLLASRSSNEMQSRQLRYIIKKTRCEDTGDYRCEFANTTGVFYTETVRLLVPCAPRKKTDEGYSPFVVNSDSNGHVSFEMIAYPIPNVKTYKLKLNSIEPIKDRMQTSCAAESMKFASIICNITVINVTNADDGAQFMVVFSNDLGELPFTFRIGLNGKLLTNNKYS